In the Cellvibrio sp. KY-GH-1 genome, AAGTCGCAGAGACATGCAAAGGTGTGATTTGGGATGAAACAACGCGGGAGGCATTTAGTCCTGACGCGTGGCATGAACGAAGAATCGCGCGCTGGGGAAAGGATGGACCGAGAATTTCCGACCATACAGTAATCCATGCTTATAAAAATAACGAACTGATACGGGCGATAAGTTTAGGCATGCAAAAATTTAATCTGCCGGACATAGTAGTTAATGATTTCACCTGGACGAACAACAATCAAATGGCCAACTTAATTAATATTATCGGCCAGTCTATGCTCGAGGGTAGCAAAATAAATAAAACCCATCAGCTCAACGTAAATATTCATGAAATGCGAAATGAATCGCTAAAAAAAGAAGTACTTTCTTCCTTAAAGGAAAACGGCACGGCCCGGGCGATGATTCCCTTAAAGCAAACATCACCCGAAGAAGGAGATCCGGATAACTTTTTGTTAGAAATAGATTTTGACCCTCAGGTCGGTAATGGGCTTCAAGAGAAGCAAGAAACGTTCATATCCCAATTTTTCGGATCAGAAGATAAAGTCATCTATGTAAAACATGATGAAGAAATAAGAGCAGCAAGTGAGGAAGCCAGGAAAAAACTGCCTAAATTAAAGCAAGATTTCAATAAGGGACTTGAACCCGGCGAATTTATTTACCTTAAAGCACCGTTCAAAACGCCCGATGACTCCAATGAATGGATGTGGATAGAAGTTATTGCGTGGAATAAGCGAATAAAAGGCATATTGCAAAATGAGCCTTATCACATCCCTACCCTAAGAGCTGGGGCAGAAGTTTATGTATCTGAAGCGGATATCTTCGACTACCTTCGCAATTTCCCGGACGGCACCACCGAAGGTAATGAGACAAGCAAGTTAATTCAAGCATTTGAAGATAGACAAAAAACCAATAACCAAACTGGCAGATCGGAGTAATTATGCGCAAGACAGTATTCATAGCACTTCTCGCACTCTGGTGTGCGCACACGCAAGCCCAGGACGAAGCCGTAGAGGAGGTCATAGTTTCCGGCATTATGGACTCCGGGGAATATTATGAAATGCCTGCCGTCACCCTTAAGAAACAAGGGGATTTCCTGGTGCAGGATGTAAAAATTGTTAATGATTCCCGCGCTAGCGATCTACGCGAAAAGGAAATTCGTGAAAGCTTACAAGCCCTAGCGGAATCAGCCAGTAAACAGGGAAACATCCAACTTGCCTACGGCGATGAATTTTTACGATCATTGGACCCAAAAGATAAATCGCTAGTGTTCCTTAAGGATGGTTCGCGCGCAGACACCAGTTATTTTAATTTCTCGGTAAAGCAGAAAATAAATCAGCAACTGTCCGCACATGAACAGGAAGCTGCATTGGAAAAATTTATTAAATCCGCAAAAAAAGTGGGGCGCACCGAACTGGACTTAAAGGGCGAGGCTGACCTGAGTATTGTCACCCCGGAAAAATATCGTTATGAAGTTATCCAGAAAATCGCCGAAGAAAATACTCGCCTGCGCCAGGCAATTGGCCAAAGCTGTGATATTCAGCTGGATGGAATATCCAATCGCGTCAAATGGCAGCGCAGCGGGATAACTGAATTGGTGATCTATATTCCCTATCGCACCCAGCTGTTGTGTAAGCAAAACTAAAAAATGGCACTCACAAGGAAATTGCTATGCACAAAATGTATATTTCACCTTCTGAATCCACTCAGAACGCCGGCAAAATAAAACAATAACTGCAAAAGCCAACAACACAAGCGAGGAAGACTCGGGGACCGCACCATAGGTGTAAGTTAAATCATCAATGGTTGCGCCCGACACGCGTTGCTGTTGGGAGGAGTACATTTCGATTCGCGCAATTCCCGTAACGGACGTAAAGCTCACGTACCGCCAGCCGCTATCCTCTCTTTCAAGAGATGCGAACAGGCCCGATGGGCCGTAGGCGTTGGTATAAAGAACGCCTAAGGGGCTGCCACCTATGTACATACCAACATAGGTTGGCAAATCCCCCACAAATGAGAGGACCATCGGACTTCCACTTGCCCCCGCCAACAGGTAATTAATTCCCGATATCGCTTCATCATCACCAGCGTAAGGCAGCAAATAGGCATTACTTATCTGCAGCCCTTGCGATCGATACTGATCATAAAGCGGAGTATCGCCGAAGGAAGGGAATTCTGGATCAAGCGGTACATAAGTAAGATCATCAAAATTAATCACTACTGCTTGTGCTTGGGTGATAAAAACAAACGATAAGACAATAGCAGAGCAGCACGCGGAAATTATTTTTACTGCAGCACCGAGTAAACAATTCATAATCAACTCCTTTGCGTAAATGAAGTGAGGGGCAATGCCGAAAGTAGCGAGCAGAAAATCGTTAACGGCAGAAAACAATAAGGCTCTGAAATGCTAAAGTACAGCCGCTGACACGGCATTAATGAGAGGACGCACACAAAGTCTGGAATCAGGCGGCGATAATTGCTGTTTTGGTAAGGAACGCACTGTAAACGTTGCGCCTACCAAAAAAAAGGGCGCAATAAAGTGCGCCCTTTTCAAACATCCACAAACAAAACCCTCTGATACTAGAGGGAAATGGTGGCTCAGTTACCACACCAGCGACGAACACCTAACAAAGAACCCAAACCGATAAGGATCATCAATAATGAACCGGGCTCTGCTAGTTTACGAACTTCTACTCCACTCACATAAAATTGCTCATTGGAGAAAGCAACGTCTATGTAGTCACCTGCACTTACCATGAATGACCCAATGCCATTTGCGCCTCCGGCATAACCGGTCATGACCAAATAATCAGTACCGCCGATGTTAACTTTATCACCTGCACCAAAACCGCCATCGTGATTATTGTTAAACCAGAAGTTATCGATTACCACATCGCTGTCAAACGTAAATCGCAAAAACTCATAAAAACTTACATTGTCATCACTGCTGGGATCGCAGTTATTGGTACTACGCCCACTCACCATGGTATTGACCTTGGTGCCATCCACAACATCCTGACAAGTTCCCAAACCGGCGTTGCCCCAATCCAGGTAGGCAAATTGTTTTCCATCAGTATCACTGGTGGAATGACCAGTCACCGTCATAGTAACGCCGCCCACACTGAGTACCAGTGGATCCCAGGCGCCTTCACCATAACCTCCGGGAGCTTCAGTTAACGAAATAAAATTTATTATGCCCGCCTGGGCATAACCAACAGCACTTAAAAAAATGCTGATTA is a window encoding:
- a CDS encoding DUF2314 domain-containing protein, with translation MRNIVLAALILLSCQFSWASDSNKSHNTNDKDPVNITYQFAIYLIPTCGKDPATTVKQHAQQYLPSFAIKADVSDARKKPLLDIHIITNVQTEYTPPDEESLHYFGRGIDTDTGKKLQKSKMAIILSFSYPQDYVLSGMSEALSFTNKVAETCKGVIWDETTREAFSPDAWHERRIARWGKDGPRISDHTVIHAYKNNELIRAISLGMQKFNLPDIVVNDFTWTNNNQMANLINIIGQSMLEGSKINKTHQLNVNIHEMRNESLKKEVLSSLKENGTARAMIPLKQTSPEEGDPDNFLLEIDFDPQVGNGLQEKQETFISQFFGSEDKVIYVKHDEEIRAASEEARKKLPKLKQDFNKGLEPGEFIYLKAPFKTPDDSNEWMWIEVIAWNKRIKGILQNEPYHIPTLRAGAEVYVSEADIFDYLRNFPDGTTEGNETSKLIQAFEDRQKTNNQTGRSE